The Planctomycetaceae bacterium DNA segment GCCAGCGACATCGTGAATTCCGTGTCGAGATCAGCCAGAGTCCGCACACCTCGAAGCAGGATGCGGCTGCCGCAGTCCCTGACAAATTCCACCGCCAAGCCTTCGAACGTGCTGACTTCGACATTGTCGAGATGGCGGACAGCTTCGCGGCACAGCAGCACTCGTTCGTCGGACGTAAACATCGACGCCTTGTCGGGATTGATGCCGATTCCGATCGTCAGGCGAGAAAACAACCGGGCTCCGCGTTCGATGATGTCCAGATGCCCCAGTGTCAGCGGATCGAAGCTGCCCACATAAACTGCGTGTGCTCTGGATTCTGATTCGGTCATGGAATCACCAAATACCTTCCGGCGGCGGTGTCTGCGGATTCTCGACGATGCGCGAAC contains these protein-coding regions:
- the coaD gene encoding pantetheine-phosphate adenylyltransferase, encoding MTESESRAHAVYVGSFDPLTLGHLDIIERGARLFSRLTIGIGINPDKASMFTSDERVLLCREAVRHLDNVEVSTFEGLAVEFVRDCGSRILLRGVRTLADLDTEFTMSLANRVLDCRIESVFLMASERYNHISSSLIKQIAQLGRHDMRSRLKDFLPPNVIDPLIKRVQR